A region of Deltaproteobacteria bacterium DNA encodes the following proteins:
- a CDS encoding phosphate/phosphite/phosphonate ABC transporter substrate-binding protein — translation MIRLPLVIFAALAVTVIGYGRDACALAEGNKGKKPLVLAFIPQENPEKLIGDIAVITEYLQEELGMPVKGYVTQDHAAAVEALRNGEADISFMGGLPYVLAHEKIGAEVILAEVYRGSPTYRGRIFVLKGSGIEKLDDLRGKSIAFADPISESGYIYPLETFVEAGLIKRGDDPKDFFGEVYFAGGYQQAIQALANGLVDAAGVSQFADLLLTPEQLPKITWIAESKPIPSHLVCARKGLDQERVDAFKRAMLKLNQPEYKYLLKHVYGPDGYVEADHSDYKSVEDKARQYGFMN, via the coding sequence ATGATTCGACTGCCATTAGTTATCTTTGCCGCTCTTGCTGTAACTGTAATTGGTTACGGCCGGGACGCCTGTGCATTAGCCGAGGGAAATAAGGGAAAGAAGCCGCTCGTTCTGGCTTTTATTCCTCAAGAGAACCCGGAAAAACTGATCGGGGACATTGCGGTTATTACTGAGTATCTCCAGGAAGAACTTGGTATGCCCGTAAAGGGTTACGTCACACAGGATCACGCTGCAGCCGTTGAAGCCCTGCGCAATGGAGAGGCGGATATATCGTTTATGGGCGGATTGCCGTATGTGCTAGCCCACGAAAAAATAGGCGCCGAGGTAATACTTGCCGAGGTATACAGGGGTAGCCCTACTTACCGCGGACGAATCTTCGTGCTCAAGGGTAGCGGCATAGAGAAGCTCGATGATTTAAGAGGCAAGAGTATAGCTTTTGCAGACCCCATATCCGAATCAGGTTACATATATCCTCTGGAAACTTTTGTTGAAGCGGGTCTTATTAAGCGCGGTGACGATCCGAAAGATTTTTTCGGTGAGGTGTATTTCGCCGGAGGATATCAGCAGGCTATTCAAGCCCTTGCGAATGGCTTGGTTGACGCCGCCGGAGTGAGCCAATTTGCCGATCTTTTGCTGACTCCGGAGCAGCTGCCCAAAATCACCTGGATTGCCGAGTCAAAGCCTATTCCTTCACATCTTGTCTGCGCCAGAAAGGGGTTGGATCAAGAGCGTGTGGATGCTTTTAAAAGGGCGATGCTGAAACTCAATCAACCGGAATACAAATATCTCCTGAAGCATGTATATGGCCCGGACGGCTACGTGGAAGCTGATCACTCGGATTATAAATCGGTTGAAGATAAAGCCCGCCAATACGGGTTTATGAATTAA
- the phnC gene encoding phosphonate ABC transporter ATP-binding protein, translating to MNSPIEYRNKVKNLDEIRARNVIAIRDIKFRYSRDASPVLNIEHLMVEKGQRVAIIGPSGAGKTTLMRLINGFIQPESGEIEILGVRLRPDSKRSRDFRRRIGFVFQNFNLIDRATVFENVLWGRLAYINSLFSMINWFTRRDKEAALKAIEEVNLVKQINQRADTLSGGQLQRVAIARAIAQEPEIILADEPVSNLDPSLTSDIMDLLVAVSENHGVTLLMNLHQVELAQRFADRVVGLRNGEVVYDSSEEMFFNSVPNSIFDPEVPSLKLPKDRN from the coding sequence TTGAATTCACCAATAGAATATAGAAATAAGGTAAAAAATCTTGATGAAATCAGGGCCCGGAATGTAATAGCAATTCGGGATATTAAGTTTCGTTACAGCCGTGATGCTTCCCCGGTTTTGAATATTGAGCATCTTATGGTCGAAAAAGGTCAGAGGGTGGCCATCATCGGGCCCAGCGGCGCGGGAAAAACTACGCTTATGCGTCTGATAAACGGATTCATACAGCCTGAATCCGGTGAGATCGAGATTCTGGGAGTCAGGCTGCGACCGGATTCTAAACGAAGCCGGGATTTCAGGCGTCGCATCGGTTTCGTTTTCCAGAATTTTAACCTAATTGACAGGGCAACCGTGTTCGAAAACGTTTTATGGGGCAGATTGGCGTATATTAATTCACTCTTCAGTATGATAAATTGGTTCACGAGACGGGACAAGGAAGCAGCTCTCAAAGCAATTGAAGAAGTAAATCTCGTAAAACAGATCAACCAAAGAGCCGATACGCTGAGCGGGGGTCAGTTGCAGCGTGTCGCCATCGCCCGTGCAATAGCCCAGGAACCTGAAATCATACTGGCTGACGAGCCTGTCAGTAATCTCGATCCGTCACTGACCTCCGACATTATGGATTTGCTCGTAGCGGTGAGTGAAAACCATGGAGTCACTCTTCTGATGAATTTGCATCAGGTCGAATTAGCTCAACGCTTCGCCGACAGGGTGGTTGGTCTCCGCAACGGAGAAGTTGTGTATGACAGCTCAGAAGAGATGTTTTTCAACTCTGTTCCCAACTCTATATTTGATCCTGAAGTTCCATCCTTGAAATTGCCTAAAGACCGGAACTAG
- the phnE gene encoding phosphonate ABC transporter, permease protein PhnE yields MAASLFRFGGILLLVVLVAWSFSDLDIDLKELVTSFPRMAEFIGRMIPPDTAVAKTVLASTVETLQIAFAGTVLSALVSFPLGILGAENLSPRWAHQPVKWLLGILRGIPVILLALMFVSTVGLGPFPGVLALAFHSTGMLGKFYAEAFENARPGPLEALDSAGATWLQKVHFGVITQVAPDLARDTLFRFELNLRESLILGLVGAGGIGFYIQLYIRSFQYDKVATLTIVVLFMVVLVEQMSVAIRKRLR; encoded by the coding sequence ATAGCAGCAAGCCTCTTTCGTTTTGGAGGCATATTGCTTCTGGTTGTTCTGGTAGCATGGTCTTTCTCAGATTTAGACATTGATCTGAAAGAGCTCGTGACCAGTTTCCCGCGCATGGCTGAATTCATAGGGCGTATGATTCCGCCTGATACCGCCGTTGCAAAAACCGTTCTGGCATCTACCGTGGAAACACTGCAGATTGCTTTTGCGGGGACTGTTCTCAGCGCTCTGGTTTCTTTCCCCCTGGGGATACTCGGCGCTGAAAACCTTTCTCCCAGGTGGGCGCATCAACCCGTAAAATGGCTTCTGGGTATTCTACGGGGAATACCGGTTATCCTGCTCGCATTGATGTTTGTAAGCACGGTAGGACTCGGTCCCTTCCCCGGTGTACTTGCACTTGCGTTTCATTCGACCGGTATGCTTGGCAAGTTTTACGCAGAGGCTTTTGAAAATGCCAGACCCGGTCCGCTTGAAGCACTCGACAGTGCCGGAGCTACCTGGCTTCAGAAAGTGCATTTCGGAGTAATAACCCAGGTGGCGCCCGATCTGGCACGGGACACACTTTTCAGGTTCGAGTTAAATCTCCGAGAATCGTTAATTCTGGGGCTTGTCGGCGCGGGAGGGATCGGATTTTATATTCAATTATACATTCGATCCTTTCAATATGATAAAGTAGCGACTCTGACGATTGTTGTTCTGTTCATGGTTGTCTTGGTGGAGCAAATGAGTGTCGCTATTCGTAAGAGGCTAAGATAG
- a CDS encoding zinc ABC transporter substrate-binding protein, whose translation MKIIRLLVPFILVLAACSSDNREETSLTRPEGEVINIVATTGMIADITRVVGGEHVRVKGLMGPGVDPHLYKASAGDISSLSNADLIFYNGLHLEGKMSEVFEQMKKRGIETVAVTDGIDRNILLTPPEFEGNYDPHVWFDVAMWMKAVETVRDSLAGMDPPNKDYYDSNTEAYLKELSELNEYMKTLAGMVPEDKRVLITAHDAFNYFGRAYGFQVKGLQGISTESEAGTQDVQNLASFIVKNKIPAIFVESSVPPRYIEAVQAAVRAKGFDVKVGGELFSDAMGNPDTPEGNYIGMVRHNIDTIVNALNRGGQS comes from the coding sequence ATGAAAATTATAAGATTACTTGTTCCGTTCATTCTGGTTCTTGCTGCGTGCTCTTCTGATAATCGCGAAGAGACCTCGTTAACGCGTCCGGAAGGGGAAGTAATAAACATAGTCGCTACGACCGGAATGATAGCGGACATAACCCGCGTAGTCGGGGGAGAACATGTCAGAGTGAAGGGGCTTATGGGGCCCGGAGTTGACCCGCACCTGTATAAGGCGAGTGCCGGGGATATTTCGTCTTTGTCAAACGCTGACTTGATATTCTACAACGGGCTCCATCTGGAAGGGAAAATGTCGGAAGTGTTCGAGCAGATGAAAAAACGCGGCATCGAAACCGTTGCTGTTACAGACGGTATCGATCGGAATATTCTCCTCACCCCTCCCGAATTCGAGGGGAACTACGACCCGCACGTATGGTTTGACGTGGCTATGTGGATGAAAGCCGTGGAGACTGTGAGAGACAGTCTTGCCGGGATGGATCCTCCGAACAAGGATTATTACGATTCTAACACCGAGGCTTATTTGAAAGAATTGTCGGAGTTAAACGAATATATGAAAACACTGGCGGGGATGGTGCCCGAAGATAAGAGGGTGCTTATTACCGCTCACGATGCATTTAACTATTTCGGAAGGGCGTACGGTTTTCAGGTTAAGGGGCTTCAGGGCATAAGCACGGAGTCTGAAGCCGGGACACAGGACGTGCAGAATCTCGCCTCCTTTATAGTGAAGAATAAAATTCCCGCCATTTTCGTCGAGTCCTCGGTACCGCCGAGATATATTGAAGCGGTTCAGGCCGCGGTAAGGGCAAAAGGGTTCGACGTGAAAGTGGGCGGTGAGCTGTTTTCCGACGCCATGGGCAATCCGGATACGCCTGAAGGCAACTATATCGGAATGGTGCGGCATAACATAGATACTATTGTGAACGCATTAAACAGGGGCGGTCAGTCCTGA
- a CDS encoding metal ABC transporter ATP-binding protein codes for MEIETTVSENAIEVEDLTVAYGEKPVLWDIDLTVPSGVLMAIVGPNGAGKTTLIKAILNLVNTAAGQVLIYGKPYTKQRHLVGYVPQRGSVDWDFPTNVKDVVMMGRYGSLGWIRRPGKKESEMALGALEKLGMSRYAERQISQLSGGQQQRVFLARALVQDAQVYLMDEPFQGVDATTERAIVTLLQELRALGKTVVVVHHDLQTVPEYFDWTALLNVRLIASGPVGEVFTDENLRLTYGGRVSFLKHGSQTGSGDFERETGTSGE; via the coding sequence ATGGAAATTGAAACTACAGTGAGTGAAAACGCAATAGAGGTTGAGGATTTAACAGTCGCATACGGCGAAAAACCCGTCCTTTGGGACATTGATCTCACTGTGCCGTCGGGGGTGCTGATGGCGATTGTGGGTCCCAACGGCGCGGGCAAAACGACGCTCATCAAGGCCATACTGAATCTTGTAAACACGGCAGCAGGACAGGTGTTGATATACGGGAAACCCTATACGAAGCAGAGACATCTTGTGGGATATGTACCCCAGCGGGGAAGCGTGGATTGGGATTTTCCGACAAATGTTAAGGACGTGGTAATGATGGGTCGCTACGGATCTCTCGGCTGGATCAGACGTCCCGGAAAGAAGGAATCGGAAATGGCGCTCGGTGCTCTCGAGAAGCTGGGCATGTCACGTTATGCCGAGCGTCAGATAAGTCAGCTCTCAGGCGGGCAGCAGCAGCGCGTATTTCTCGCCCGCGCCCTCGTGCAGGACGCACAGGTCTATCTGATGGACGAGCCGTTTCAGGGTGTGGACGCCACAACCGAAAGGGCGATAGTAACACTTCTCCAGGAGCTGCGGGCTTTGGGCAAAACCGTGGTCGTCGTTCACCATGACCTGCAGACGGTGCCCGAGTATTTTGACTGGACGGCGCTTCTGAATGTGCGCCTCATCGCGAGCGGTCCTGTCGGAGAGGTGTTTACGGATGAGAATCTCCGACTTACGTACGGCGGCCGCGTTTCATTTCTCAAGCACGGGAGCCAGACCGGTAGCGGGGACTTCGAGCGGGAAACCGGGACCAGCGGAGAGTAA
- a CDS encoding metal ABC transporter permease: MRISDLRTAAAFHFSSTGARPVAGTSSGKPGPAESKVDVTEILYDLLFDYTLRTVALGSAVLGIVSGALGAYAVLRKQSLLGDAMSHAALPGIALAFLLTGSKMSIVLILGAAIAGWIATIFIMSIVNSTRVKYDSALGMVLSVFFGFGLVLLTIIQKRPDATQAGLDKFLFGQAAALLERDVITMGILGAVAITMVLIFWKEFKLLSFDPDFGATLGFPIRILDILLTTLIVVAIVLGLQTVGVVLMSAMIVAPAASARQWTDNLGIMIILSSFFGALAGISGAVLSASVPRLPTGPTIVLSVSAIVFVSFLTAPRRGLLWKWFRERKNRGRLRLEGILEDLYSLALSHENPEHAHSVSVLRLMSGGKGGVEKSLDILRERGLVRLVRPGEWALTKTGISEAEKMIELRKGETSEY, from the coding sequence ATGAGAATCTCCGACTTACGTACGGCGGCCGCGTTTCATTTCTCAAGCACGGGAGCCAGACCGGTAGCGGGGACTTCGAGCGGGAAACCGGGACCAGCGGAGAGTAAGGTGGACGTCACCGAGATTCTATACGACCTTCTTTTCGATTACACATTGCGGACTGTCGCGCTCGGCTCCGCGGTGCTCGGGATAGTGAGCGGAGCCCTGGGTGCTTACGCAGTTCTCAGAAAACAGAGCCTGCTGGGCGATGCGATGTCGCATGCAGCACTTCCCGGTATCGCGCTCGCCTTTCTACTCACCGGCAGCAAGATGTCCATTGTGCTGATTTTAGGAGCCGCAATCGCCGGATGGATCGCCACTATCTTTATCATGAGCATCGTAAACAGCACGAGGGTCAAATATGACTCGGCGCTTGGAATGGTTTTATCCGTTTTTTTCGGGTTCGGACTCGTGCTTTTAACAATTATTCAGAAAAGACCCGATGCGACGCAGGCCGGTCTGGATAAATTCCTCTTCGGTCAGGCGGCTGCCCTTCTCGAGCGAGATGTAATAACGATGGGTATTCTGGGAGCTGTCGCGATAACAATGGTCTTGATTTTCTGGAAGGAATTTAAGCTGCTCAGTTTCGACCCGGATTTCGGAGCAACTCTCGGATTCCCTATCAGAATTCTCGACATATTACTCACGACTTTGATAGTAGTCGCAATAGTGCTCGGGCTTCAAACGGTAGGGGTGGTTCTGATGAGCGCCATGATAGTGGCGCCCGCGGCTTCTGCAAGGCAGTGGACCGATAATCTCGGAATAATGATAATTCTCTCTTCGTTTTTCGGGGCGCTGGCCGGTATCAGCGGAGCTGTTCTCAGCGCAAGCGTTCCGCGACTTCCGACAGGGCCTACTATTGTTCTCTCCGTGAGCGCAATAGTGTTTGTCTCTTTTTTAACAGCTCCCCGAAGGGGGCTTCTATGGAAATGGTTCCGGGAGCGAAAGAACAGGGGCAGGCTCCGGCTCGAGGGAATACTGGAAGACCTCTATTCGCTCGCGCTGAGCCACGAAAATCCGGAACACGCGCATTCGGTTTCTGTGCTCAGGCTGATGAGCGGCGGGAAGGGAGGAGTGGAAAAGAGCCTCGATATCTTGAGAGAAAGAGGCCTTGTGCGTCTGGTAAGACCCGGGGAATGGGCGCTTACGAAAACTGGTATCTCGGAAGCCGAAAAAATGATCGAATTACGGAAGGGTGAAACAAGTGAATATTGA
- a CDS encoding metal ABC transporter permease gives MNIEQFEVQIIASLVAVTCAIPGVFLVLRRMAMMSDAISHAILLGIVLAFFVVQDISSPILIIGAALSGVLTVSLVELLNKTGLVREDASIGLVFPLLFSIGVILIARYAWNIHLDVHAVLLGELAFAPFDRLIIGGHDFGPKSMYVMGSILALNLVFITLFYKELKVATFDAGLAAALGFYPGLIHYGLMGLVSVTAVGAFDAVGSILVVALMIAPPAASYLLTDKLSNMIIFSAVIGVISAVSGFWVAILLDANIAGSMATMSGVIFIFVFLLAPERGLIALARRRSRQRWEFAGRVLAIHLLNHEGTPEEDRESRIEHLEETLRWNERFARGVIGRSVKRGMILAHDGRLKLTDEGREFAGKSAADEYIN, from the coding sequence GTGAATATTGAGCAGTTTGAAGTTCAGATTATAGCGTCTCTAGTAGCGGTTACCTGCGCGATACCCGGAGTGTTTCTGGTTTTGCGCAGAATGGCTATGATGAGCGACGCTATAAGTCACGCTATTCTATTAGGTATAGTACTCGCATTCTTCGTCGTACAAGACATATCATCCCCGATTCTTATCATAGGGGCGGCACTGAGCGGGGTTCTCACCGTGAGTCTGGTTGAGCTGCTTAACAAAACCGGGCTTGTGCGGGAAGATGCCTCGATAGGTCTTGTCTTTCCCCTTTTATTTAGTATCGGAGTGATTCTGATCGCGCGCTACGCGTGGAACATACACTTGGACGTTCACGCAGTTTTACTGGGCGAGCTAGCCTTTGCGCCTTTTGACCGTTTAATTATCGGCGGCCACGATTTCGGGCCGAAATCGATGTACGTTATGGGATCGATACTGGCCCTTAACCTTGTTTTCATTACCCTGTTTTATAAAGAGCTTAAAGTCGCGACTTTCGACGCGGGACTAGCAGCCGCGCTCGGTTTTTATCCCGGACTCATACATTACGGACTCATGGGCCTCGTGTCCGTCACTGCCGTCGGGGCGTTCGACGCTGTGGGTTCGATACTGGTCGTGGCTCTCATGATAGCGCCTCCGGCTGCTTCTTACCTCCTGACCGACAAGCTGTCGAACATGATAATTTTTAGCGCGGTGATCGGGGTGATCAGTGCGGTCTCTGGATTCTGGGTTGCAATACTGCTCGATGCGAACATAGCGGGCTCGATGGCTACTATGTCGGGAGTTATATTTATTTTCGTATTTCTACTCGCTCCCGAAAGGGGACTGATCGCACTTGCAAGAAGGAGGTCGCGTCAGAGATGGGAATTTGCCGGGAGGGTGCTTGCGATACATCTCCTTAACCATGAAGGGACCCCCGAAGAAGACCGGGAATCGCGGATAGAGCATCTTGAGGAAACTCTCAGATGGAATGAAAGGTTTGCTAGGGGCGTGATCGGACGTTCTGTAAAGCGGGGTATGATTCTTGCCCATGACGGGCGCTTGAAGCTTACTGATGAGGGCAGGGAATTCGCCGGTAAATCGGCGGCGGACGAGTATATTAATTAA
- a CDS encoding tetratricopeptide repeat protein codes for MGRLDRLLNKADDFKEAGRFDDALKELTKAVQIAPHDPDVYLSFALTYDAMEDFNASVFYFRKAVDLNPGDSYVWAQLGITLSRMSRHDESLRAFQEALEIDPDYVIAKWHMALTYRSIGLYEDALHYLEECQNSEMDVDYIKDEIYYQTGLCFFDMGWTKEALYEFRKHLEICPTDTWAHLSVGNCYFDFGWIDESSAKFREIISISPEFIPAYNALALSLAEKGWYDEALEVLRTALQIAPDDETVKDNMDYIQSLKEDDDGAKGVILLSLILQLLKKKNISD; via the coding sequence ATGGGAAGGCTGGACAGGCTACTAAATAAGGCCGACGATTTCAAGGAAGCAGGGCGTTTCGACGACGCGCTGAAAGAACTCACTAAAGCCGTACAAATCGCGCCTCATGATCCGGATGTATATCTCTCGTTTGCGCTTACTTACGACGCAATGGAGGATTTCAACGCCTCCGTATTTTATTTTAGAAAAGCCGTGGACCTTAACCCGGGAGACTCATATGTCTGGGCGCAGCTAGGTATCACTCTTTCAAGAATGAGCAGGCACGATGAATCGCTCAGGGCTTTCCAGGAAGCTCTCGAAATCGATCCCGATTACGTGATTGCAAAATGGCACATGGCTCTTACCTACAGATCAATCGGGCTTTATGAAGACGCGCTTCATTATTTAGAGGAATGTCAAAACTCGGAAATGGATGTCGACTACATAAAGGACGAGATATACTATCAGACCGGACTATGCTTCTTCGATATGGGCTGGACGAAGGAGGCGCTATACGAGTTCAGGAAACATCTCGAAATATGCCCTACGGATACGTGGGCGCATCTATCGGTCGGCAACTGCTACTTCGATTTCGGATGGATAGATGAGTCTTCCGCGAAATTCAGGGAGATCATTTCAATCTCCCCCGAATTCATCCCCGCCTACAACGCCCTTGCTCTCTCGCTTGCGGAAAAAGGCTGGTACGACGAGGCGCTGGAAGTGCTCAGAACCGCTTTACAGATAGCTCCCGACGATGAAACCGTAAAAGATAATATGGATTATATCCAGTCTTTGAAGGAAGATGATGACGGGGCAAAGGGTGTAATACTGTTAAGCCTTATACTCCAGCTTCTAAAGAAGAAAAACATTTCGGATTAG